From the genome of Candidatus Binatia bacterium:
AGGCGGCGGCGGAGATCTCCACCGTCCGTTTCTTCAGGTGCCGCAAGAGCGAGGGATCCGACAGACCGCGTCCTTCCCACCAGCCCTTGAACTCGTCGATGGCGGATATTTTCGTGACCAGATCGTGCAACCCGCCGGGTGGAATCTCCCGTAGTCTGGCGTCGAGACGTTGATCCATTGTTGCTCTGATACCCGATTATGCCCGCTTTGTCACTTCACGCTTGACACCCACGAGGCACGAACTCTAGAGTCGCGACGGCCGCGAACGGAACCCGTCGCGTATCACTCACACAAGGAGGCGAAAGGCATGGCATTAGCGGAAAAGCTCGAATCGATTTGCCAGGAGGTCATCAAGCGTAACCCCGGCGAGGCCGAGTTCCACCAAGCAGTGAAGGAGGTGATCGATTCACTCGGGCCGGTGTTGGTGAAGTATCCGGAGTTCACCGAGGCGAAGATCATCCGGCGCATTTGTGAGCCGGAGCGCCAGCTGATCTTCCGCGTCACCTGGCAAGATGACAAGGGCGAGGTGCACATCAACCGCGGTTGCCGCGTGCAGTTCAACAGCGCGCTCGGCCCATACAAAGGCGGCCTGCGCTTCCACCCGTCGGTCTACCTGGGGATCATCAAGTTTCTGGGTTTCGAGCAGATCTTCAAGAACTCATTGACGGGCTTGCCGATGGGCGGCGCCAAGGGCGGATCCGATTTCGATCCAAAAGGGAAATCCGACAACGAGGTGATGCGGTTCTGTCAAAGCTTCATGACCGAGCTGTGGCGCATCATCGGCGAGCACACGGACGTTCCCGCGGGCGACATCGGCGTGGGCGGCCGTGAGATCGGATACCTGTTCGGCCAGTACAAGCGCCTCACCAACAAGTTCGAGGCCGGGGTCATCACCGGGAAGGGGCTGATCTACGGCGGCGCCCAGGTGCGTACCGAGGCCACCGGATATGGCTGCACGTATTTCGTGAACGAAATGCTGGCGTCCCGCAAGGACGGGTTCAAGGGCAAGAAAGTCATCGTCTCCGGCTCGGGCAACGTGGCGATCTACACGCACGAGAAAGTGACCCAACTCGGTGGCAAGGTGATCGCCATGAGCGACTCCAACGGCGTGATCTACGACAAGAACGGGATCAATCTGGAGACCATCAAGTTGCTCAAGGAAGTCCAGCGGCGGCGTATCAAGGATTACTGTGAGTACCACAAGAGCGCGCAGTACACGCCCAACGGCAACATCTGGGACATCCCGTGCGACGTGGCGTTCCCCTCGGCGACGGAGAACGAGATCACCGGCAAGGACGCCAAGAAGCTGGTCAAGAACGGGTGCGTCGCGGTCGGTGAGGGTGCCAACATGCCGACCACTCCGGAAGGCGTGCAGGTGTTTTTGAACGCCGGCATTCTTTACGGACCGGGCAAGGCGGCCAACGCCGGTGGCGTGGCGACCTCGGGGCTGGAGATGCAGCAAAACGCCGGCCGTGAAGCGTGGGGCTTCGAGGAAACCGATGTGAAGCTGCAGCAGATCATGAAGAACGTTTACCAGCAGTGCTCCGAGGCCGC
Proteins encoded in this window:
- the gdhA gene encoding NADP-specific glutamate dehydrogenase — translated: MALAEKLESICQEVIKRNPGEAEFHQAVKEVIDSLGPVLVKYPEFTEAKIIRRICEPERQLIFRVTWQDDKGEVHINRGCRVQFNSALGPYKGGLRFHPSVYLGIIKFLGFEQIFKNSLTGLPMGGAKGGSDFDPKGKSDNEVMRFCQSFMTELWRIIGEHTDVPAGDIGVGGREIGYLFGQYKRLTNKFEAGVITGKGLIYGGAQVRTEATGYGCTYFVNEMLASRKDGFKGKKVIVSGSGNVAIYTHEKVTQLGGKVIAMSDSNGVIYDKNGINLETIKLLKEVQRRRIKDYCEYHKSAQYTPNGNIWDIPCDVAFPSATENEITGKDAKKLVKNGCVAVGEGANMPTTPEGVQVFLNAGILYGPGKAANAGGVATSGLEMQQNAGREAWGFEETDVKLQQIMKNVYQQCSEAAEEFGSPGNLVKGANIAGFIKVARAMIAQGLV